Proteins co-encoded in one Leptospiraceae bacterium genomic window:
- a CDS encoding MerC domain-containing protein encodes MLSILRKNLGNLDSISAVGMFLSIACTIHCLAFPLIILLAPLTGIAFFENEILEHLSLLVSILIAGFTLFSGFKIHRKVQLVALFLFAIIILVGSNWFMPILFKPWTDALGALSIASTLFWNLKLTHIHQAECKH; translated from the coding sequence ATGTTATCCATTTTGCGAAAAAATTTAGGAAACTTAGATTCAATTAGTGCTGTTGGAATGTTTTTATCCATAGCTTGCACGATTCATTGTTTAGCATTTCCTTTAATAATTCTATTGGCTCCTTTGACTGGAATAGCTTTTTTTGAAAATGAAATTTTAGAACATCTTTCTCTTCTCGTTTCCATTTTAATTGCAGGATTCACTTTATTCTCCGGTTTCAAAATCCACAGAAAAGTCCAACTAGTAGCTTTATTTTTATTTGCAATCATTATCTTAGTTGGAAGTAATTGGTTTATGCCAATTCTATTCAAACCATGGACAGATGCTCTCGGAGCGTTATCAATTGCCTCAACACTTTTTTGGAATTTGAAGCTAACGCATATTCACCAAGCAGAATGTAAACATTAA